From the genome of Lycium ferocissimum isolate CSIRO_LF1 unplaced genomic scaffold, AGI_CSIRO_Lferr_CH_V1 ctg25924, whole genome shotgun sequence:
CAATTTAGtttaccacactgagtacaccGTGGTAAAGGcggcctcatctggcctgaatTACCCCTATACTGAGAACCCGAAGCCTTGAAAATCTGACATGGTCCGGAGTGAATAGGTCCATCAAATCTCCCAGCTTAAAGATATTTGGAGGAGCAGTGTTTAAATGGCACGAGGGGCCTAGAATTCTTGCCCTGCGACCCCTCTAAACTCACTGACAGGGCGTAAGGATCTAGCTCTCTTATTATAACCcttatcatgctcacgctcactcctTTGCTGTTGTTGCCGCTCttccaaattttgggcatgagccTGAATGTGAGGAATATCCATACCCTCTTGAACTGAGGCCGTCAAAAagtcatcaatcaaatgtggcccaaAACCATTCACAAACTGGTGCATGCGATTCCCCATGTCAGCTACCATGCCTGGAGCATAcctggccaaagaattaaaacgAAGAGTATACTCTAGGGTACTCATATTCCCCTgtctaaaattaaaaaatctatCAGCTCTGGCCTGTCGAACCTCTGGCGGCAAATAGTGTTTGAGaaaagcatcaacaaactcttgccatatcGGTGGAGGTGTGTTAACTCatctagaagacatccaaacaacatactaatgaaccgcaacatcccgtaatctataggaggccaactctaccgactcaataTCTGAAGCATATATTACCCgtaatgttctcaacattccatctaTAAAGTTCTGTGGGTCCTTATTCGATTTTACCCTAAAGAATTCGGGAGGgttgaaactaatgaaatcacgggctttGGCACTGACTGCTCTATCACCATGCCCCGTACCTTGCCGCTGGGCCTGTGCAGGGACTAACTGGGTTAGCAAATAGATGGCATCTCTCAATCTGCGGCACCGAGCATACGGTGGAGAAACAAGGGTGTGGAAATTGGGCCGAGGATCTTCCTACTCCTACGAAGCAGGAGTTGAGTATGtgaggaccgagatggaacctgTTTCTGAGACTCGCCGTCATCTACATCTGTAGGCAGTACCCGTTCACTCCTCCTACCTTGTCTTTGTCCTTACGCGGCTGTGACTTTTCTCTTTCGGCCGTCGGCGAGAGAGCACCAACGCACGGGTTAGGAAAAGTAAAATTcgtatatcatggctctatcacacggcgtatgatgaagaagaaaggtcaatcattcctaaatgccctaccGCCTCCTGTTcataagtgtggcacgcttcaagcctataaataagactctaaTGGACACGGCTGGTAGACACACCCTCggacaaactgctctgatatcacttttgtcacgacccaaccgaagggccatgatgggcacccggagctaacctctgagagcacctcttaacatactctcataatcatatctaagtgagccacatggctaactcataattaccatgAATCAAAAAGGCACAAGTTCGTGAACAGGTGC
Proteins encoded in this window:
- the LOC132043567 gene encoding uncharacterized protein LOC132043567 gives rise to the protein MVADMGNRMHQFVNGFGPHLIDDFLTASVQEGMDIPHIQAHAQNLEERQQQQRSEREHDKGYNKRARSLRPIFKASGSQYRGNSGQMRPPLPRCTQCGKLNWGKYRLGSNIFYPFGLSGHIMRDCQSRGGRGMVHPTRSAADSSSSVRPPRQSS